A genomic window from Silene latifolia isolate original U9 population chromosome 11, ASM4854445v1, whole genome shotgun sequence includes:
- the LOC141613974 gene encoding uncharacterized protein LOC141613974 — MIFRSRCTVQERVCNLIIDGGSCTNVASTIMVSKLSLPTQEHPSPYKLRKVYKDEVLCDVVPMVAYHLLLGRPWEFDRNTTHQVKENVYSFKHNGKKVTLTPLPPNQRGYRSPKMPEEVNGVLFLSKAAMIKELRQEQLVLFLISRGINIEKSIIVPAEVEPLIQKYKEVFPAKLPSGLPPLRGIEHHTDLLPGSMLPNISAYRCDPTATKELQH, encoded by the exons ATGATATTCAGAAGCAGATGCACTGTCCAGGAGAGGGTGTGTAATCTGATCATTGATGGAGGCAGCTGTACCAATGTAGCTTCCACCATTATGGTCAGCAAGCTAAGTTTGCCTACCCAGGAGCACCCCAGTCCATACAAGTTGAG GAAGGTGTACAAGGATGAAGTTTTATGTGATGTGGTTCCTATGGTTGCCTACCACCTACTGTTAGGGAGGCCATGGGAGTTTGACAGGAACACCACTCACCAGGTAAAGGAAAATGTCTATAGTTTCAAGCACAATGGCAAGAAAGTCACACTGACTCCCTTGCCACCAAACCAAAGAGGCTATAGAAGTCCTAAGATGCCTGAGGAAGTTAATGGAGTATTGTTTCTATCTAAAGCAGCCATGATAAAAGAGCTAAGGCAAGAGCAGCTTGTGCTATTTCTAATATCAAGGGGAATCAACATTGAGAAGAGTATTATTGTGCCTGCAGAGGTTGAACCTCTGATTCAGAAATACAAGGAGGTTTTTCCAGCTAAGTTGCCTAGTGGATTGCCACCCCTGAGAGGAATTGAGCATCACACAGACCTTCTACCTGGTTCTATGCTTCCTAACATATCAGCTTACAGATGTGATCCCACAGCAACCAAGGAATTGCAGCATTAG